In the Candidatus Krumholzibacteriia bacterium genome, one interval contains:
- a CDS encoding SpoIVB peptidase S55 domain-containing protein codes for MTARIRLGLVLFFASVLTAGDAGAVDRGDRGYGITVLSGTERERFEVEILGVMESWGSAGNTILARLSGAGLEKTGVLQGMSGSPVYVDGTLIGAVASTWGFASEPIAGIRPIEEMRRLADDLEAGVDETVELVDARPEPGGSGLVWSASGFAPVLTESMQDALGAPVVQAAAVRGGDVTLDTDGTLEAGDAVSVLLVDGDARLFATGTVTERIGDTVLAFGHPFLGAGPVSLPMARAEVVTVVPSRQISFKMAVPTQVVGALQLDRRAGVSGRLGERADTLPLTLRIDGATAGDGQDYRFELARMRGLTPQLLGWAVQSAITDRRELGANYEVHLSIEADLADATQLRSEASLLGAGAGQQLVSEVALPVQLLQGARDGAPRLESMHVDVRIEPGSRGATIGRVQVDDPRIEPGGAIEIRVELIERERGSRWRTLTLDVPEKLGPGPYRLHVNDGARAFGEEIARSPARWADLGMRQIREALALRRPATEVVAVLYGPSTSMITRGVEREDLPGTHRLALGRSYVARGAEASVVTPLARTSVDAGLVVQGGSTLDLVVHGPPMAEPAPEAPEGEQRGESR; via the coding sequence GTGACGGCGCGGATCCGGCTCGGCCTCGTCCTCTTCTTCGCGTCGGTCCTGACCGCGGGCGACGCCGGCGCCGTGGACCGTGGCGATCGCGGCTACGGGATCACCGTTCTCTCGGGCACCGAACGCGAACGCTTCGAGGTCGAGATCCTGGGCGTGATGGAGAGCTGGGGTTCGGCCGGCAACACCATCCTCGCGCGTCTGTCCGGGGCCGGGCTCGAGAAGACCGGGGTGCTGCAGGGCATGAGCGGCAGCCCGGTGTACGTCGACGGCACGCTGATCGGCGCCGTGGCCAGCACCTGGGGCTTCGCCAGCGAGCCCATCGCCGGGATCCGTCCGATCGAGGAGATGCGTCGCCTGGCCGACGACCTCGAGGCCGGGGTCGACGAGACCGTGGAACTGGTCGATGCGCGTCCCGAGCCCGGTGGCAGCGGTCTGGTGTGGAGCGCGAGTGGGTTCGCGCCGGTGCTCACCGAGAGCATGCAGGACGCGCTGGGTGCCCCCGTGGTGCAGGCGGCCGCCGTGCGCGGCGGTGACGTCACCCTCGACACCGACGGCACGCTGGAAGCGGGCGACGCCGTGTCGGTCCTGCTGGTCGACGGCGACGCGCGTCTGTTCGCCACCGGAACCGTGACCGAGCGCATCGGCGACACCGTACTCGCCTTCGGCCATCCCTTCCTCGGCGCCGGACCGGTGAGCCTGCCGATGGCCCGCGCCGAAGTGGTGACCGTGGTGCCGAGTCGCCAGATCAGCTTCAAGATGGCCGTGCCCACCCAGGTGGTCGGCGCCCTGCAGCTCGACCGGCGGGCCGGTGTGTCGGGCCGTCTGGGCGAGCGCGCCGACACTCTCCCGCTGACGCTGCGCATCGACGGCGCGACCGCGGGCGACGGACAGGACTACCGCTTCGAGCTCGCCCGCATGCGCGGACTCACGCCGCAGTTGCTGGGCTGGGCGGTGCAGTCGGCGATCACCGATCGCCGGGAGCTGGGCGCCAACTACGAGGTGCACCTCTCGATCGAGGCCGACCTGGCCGATGCCACGCAGCTCCGCTCGGAGGCCTCGCTGCTCGGCGCGGGGGCCGGACAGCAGCTGGTTTCCGAGGTGGCCCTGCCGGTGCAACTGCTGCAGGGCGCGCGCGACGGTGCGCCGCGCCTGGAGTCCATGCACGTCGACGTGCGCATCGAACCGGGATCGCGCGGAGCGACGATCGGCCGCGTGCAGGTCGACGATCCCCGGATCGAGCCGGGTGGAGCCATCGAGATCCGCGTCGAACTGATCGAGCGCGAACGCGGCAGCCGCTGGCGCACGCTGACCCTCGACGTTCCCGAGAAGCTCGGTCCCGGTCCCTACCGTCTGCACGTGAACGACGGCGCGCGGGCCTTCGGCGAGGAGATCGCCCGCAGCCCGGCGCGCTGGGCGGATCTCGGCATGCGTCAGATCCGAGAGGCCCTGGCCCTGCGGCGGCCGGCGACCGAGGTGGTGGCCGTGCTGTACGGCCCGTCGACCTCGATGATCACGCGTGGGGTCGAACGCGAGGACCTGCCGGGCACACATCGTCTGGCGCTCGGTCGCAGCTACGTCGCACGCGGTGCCGAGGCCTCGGTGGTCACTCCACTCGCGCGCACGTCCGTCGATGCGGGTCTGGTGGTGCAGGGTGGCAGCACCCTCGATCTGGTGGTCCACGGTCCGCCGATGGCCGAGCCCGCCCCCGAGGCTCCCGAAGGCGAGCAGCGTGGCGAGTCCCGTTGA
- a CDS encoding Smr/MutS family protein, translating to MRRQRDDDDDSDPIHREILEHLDQNPPPRDREPTPAAPIAKKSKSGPAPPPPVEPPRLMLRKMRREPALERLSTFVRYHRHRGTPRVVVVVGRGRRSGEQGPVIGPAVRKWCDQHPDLVLDIHVAPPSQGGDGALVLHLVDDD from the coding sequence ATGCGCCGGCAGCGCGACGACGACGACGACTCCGATCCGATCCACCGCGAGATCCTCGAGCACCTCGACCAGAACCCCCCGCCCCGGGATCGGGAGCCCACTCCCGCGGCCCCGATCGCGAAGAAGTCGAAGTCGGGACCGGCACCACCACCGCCCGTGGAGCCGCCCCGGCTGATGCTCCGCAAGATGCGACGCGAGCCCGCCCTCGAGCGTCTGTCGACCTTCGTCCGCTACCACCGGCACCGCGGAACGCCGCGCGTGGTGGTCGTGGTCGGACGCGGCCGCCGCAGCGGGGAGCAGGGACCGGTGATCGGGCCGGCCGTCCGGAAATGGTGCGACCAGCATCCCGACCTGGTGCTCGACATCCACGTGGCCCCGCCCTCGCAGGGTGGCGACGGGGCACTGGTCCTGCACCTCGTCGACGACGACTGA
- a CDS encoding TonB-dependent receptor — MIRFLRTDRSPAVHGVETGRARRSAWLVLIASVVAVLLGTGPARAATVQGRIFDAESGAPVPWVDVQIDTGQGPFAVLSDPAGAFVFTNVPDGEHTLRASRIGYREHRETFLVRSVDDVVALEVSLRASAVALETVDVSGTTVEREDDLYADQTPVRVTGQELRERMGTTVADVLTDHGGVSEESMGPAPARPVVRGLSGNRVLILEDEIGTGDLSGTSPDHALVVDPLNASRIEVLRGPATLLYGSSVLGGVINVRREAVPLSRPERVRASIRYMGDTVNEGSAGRLSVTGPLGDLVYSVDAMGRTGDDVHTPIGDMRNTQIDAWNGSAGLSWVDEHAHVGVAVGRYDSDYGIPGGFLGGHPNGVDIELERRRYLLHAGRHFDDGPVESVELFGGYSRYFHREIESSGLCGVSFGLLNHQWTQRTHLKPAPWGRSILALQFQHRDFAQGCLSFVPPTIERTVAAAAYNEVEWGPMRWTAGVRGEFRDVDPSRRDENKAGVIRGRSFAGTGASIAAAVDHGRVATTTLTLTRSFRAPGLEELFSEGPHLAAFSYEVGNADLDSETGNGVELRFDWRGSRLSGALTGFYNRFDGFIHPVDTGELEFGPGSEGFLERWQYRGSDTQMVGGEARLTWRATRRLELRAETSYVRATDLDLDEPLPRMPPLSGRVSARLRTGEWTWAAHARGAGEQGRVSEFEEPTSGYLTYGASVEWNRLGEGTFQSVMLRVDNLTDAEYRNHLSRIRSILPEPGRNVTLMVRAGLF, encoded by the coding sequence ATGATCCGTTTCCTGCGCACGGATCGTTCGCCGGCGGTGCACGGTGTCGAGACGGGACGGGCCCGCCGATCGGCGTGGCTCGTCCTGATCGCGAGCGTCGTCGCTGTTCTTCTCGGGACGGGTCCGGCCCGCGCCGCCACGGTGCAGGGCCGGATCTTCGACGCGGAGAGCGGCGCCCCGGTGCCGTGGGTCGACGTGCAGATCGACACCGGACAGGGTCCGTTCGCGGTGCTCAGCGATCCGGCGGGGGCGTTCGTGTTCACGAACGTTCCCGACGGCGAGCACACACTGCGAGCCTCGCGCATCGGCTACCGCGAGCATCGCGAGACCTTCTTGGTCCGTTCGGTCGACGACGTCGTGGCGCTGGAGGTTTCGTTGCGCGCGAGCGCGGTCGCGCTCGAGACCGTCGACGTGTCCGGGACCACGGTCGAGCGCGAGGACGACCTGTACGCAGACCAGACCCCCGTGCGCGTCACCGGTCAGGAGCTCCGGGAACGCATGGGCACCACGGTGGCCGATGTCCTCACCGACCACGGCGGTGTGTCCGAGGAGTCGATGGGACCGGCACCGGCGCGGCCGGTGGTGCGCGGTCTCTCGGGCAACCGCGTGTTGATCCTGGAGGACGAGATCGGGACGGGAGACCTGAGCGGCACGTCGCCCGACCATGCCCTGGTCGTGGATCCTCTCAACGCCTCGCGGATCGAGGTGCTGCGCGGTCCCGCGACGTTGCTCTACGGATCGAGCGTACTCGGTGGAGTGATCAACGTCCGGCGCGAAGCGGTCCCCCTGTCGCGGCCCGAGCGCGTTCGCGCCTCGATCCGCTACATGGGCGACACGGTCAACGAGGGCTCGGCGGGTCGGTTGAGCGTCACCGGTCCGCTCGGCGATCTCGTGTACTCCGTCGACGCCATGGGACGCACGGGCGACGACGTGCACACGCCGATCGGCGACATGCGCAACACGCAGATCGACGCCTGGAACGGGTCGGCCGGGCTCAGCTGGGTCGACGAGCACGCGCACGTGGGTGTGGCGGTCGGGCGCTACGACTCGGACTACGGAATCCCCGGTGGATTCCTCGGCGGTCATCCCAACGGGGTCGACATCGAACTCGAGCGGCGCCGTTACCTGCTCCACGCGGGCAGGCACTTCGACGATGGTCCGGTCGAAAGCGTCGAACTCTTCGGCGGCTACTCGCGGTACTTCCACCGCGAGATCGAGAGCAGTGGTCTGTGCGGTGTGTCCTTCGGTCTGTTGAACCACCAATGGACGCAGCGCACGCACCTGAAGCCGGCCCCGTGGGGACGGTCGATCCTCGCCCTGCAGTTCCAGCACCGTGACTTCGCGCAGGGCTGCCTGAGCTTCGTGCCGCCCACGATCGAGCGGACGGTCGCCGCGGCGGCCTACAACGAGGTGGAATGGGGGCCGATGCGCTGGACGGCGGGCGTGCGCGGGGAGTTCCGGGACGTCGACCCCAGTCGCCGCGACGAGAACAAGGCCGGCGTGATCCGCGGTCGCTCCTTCGCGGGGACCGGGGCGTCGATCGCCGCCGCGGTCGACCACGGGCGGGTCGCCACGACCACGCTCACACTCACGCGTTCTTTCCGGGCGCCGGGTCTCGAGGAACTGTTCTCCGAAGGGCCGCACCTCGCGGCCTTCAGCTACGAAGTGGGCAACGCCGATCTCGACAGCGAGACCGGTAACGGAGTCGAGTTGCGCTTCGACTGGAGGGGCAGCCGTCTGAGCGGAGCGCTCACCGGCTTCTACAATCGCTTCGACGGGTTCATCCATCCCGTCGACACCGGCGAGCTCGAGTTCGGGCCGGGGTCGGAGGGATTCCTCGAGCGCTGGCAGTATCGAGGCAGCGACACGCAGATGGTCGGGGGCGAGGCGCGCCTCACGTGGCGGGCGACGCGTCGCCTGGAACTGCGCGCCGAGACGAGCTACGTCCGCGCCACCGATCTGGATCTCGACGAACCGCTGCCGCGCATGCCTCCGTTGTCGGGTCGGGTGTCGGCGCGTCTCCGGACCGGCGAATGGACCTGGGCGGCCCACGCACGCGGTGCCGGCGAACAGGGCCGCGTGTCCGAGTTCGAGGAGCCCACGTCGGGCTATCTCACCTACGGTGCCTCGGTCGAGTGGAACCGCCTGGGCGAGGGGACCTTCCAGTCGGTGATGCTGCGGGTGGACAACCTGACCGACGCCGAGTACCGCAATCACCTGTCCCGGATCCGTTCGATCCTCCCCGAGCCGGGGCGGAACGTCACGCTGATGGTCCGCGCGGGGCTCTTCTGA
- a CDS encoding peptidylprolyl isomerase, giving the protein MAPNPCRYDRPGTPTRPWAWLATVILCLGLAPTAAVGADGETRDDVIAVLHTDLGDFTLRLFPDSAPMACENFTTHARNGYYDGVVFHRVVEDFMIQTGDPDGTGYGGRSIWGDSFGNEIDPARGFDRPGVLAMANRATENTNDSQFFITLVPTPWLNGRYTIFGEVVEGMDVVQALGDLDVNPTTDRPIRDVRIESITLGSPGTGE; this is encoded by the coding sequence ATGGCCCCGAATCCCTGCCGGTACGACCGGCCCGGAACCCCGACGCGCCCCTGGGCGTGGCTGGCCACAGTGATCCTCTGCCTGGGGCTCGCGCCGACCGCGGCCGTCGGCGCCGACGGCGAGACCCGAGACGACGTGATCGCCGTTCTGCACACCGATCTCGGAGACTTCACGCTCCGACTGTTCCCCGATTCGGCGCCGATGGCCTGCGAGAACTTCACGACGCACGCACGCAACGGCTACTACGACGGCGTGGTCTTCCACCGGGTCGTCGAGGACTTCATGATCCAGACCGGGGATCCCGACGGCACGGGCTATGGCGGTCGCAGCATCTGGGGCGATTCGTTCGGCAACGAGATCGATCCCGCCCGGGGCTTCGATCGTCCCGGTGTGCTGGCCATGGCGAATCGTGCCACCGAGAACACCAACGACAGTCAGTTCTTCATCACGTTGGTGCCGACGCCGTGGCTCAACGGCCGCTACACGATCTTCGGTGAGGTGGTCGAGGGCATGGACGTGGTCCAGGCGCTCGGTGACCTCGACGTGAACCCGACGACGGATCGACCGATCCGCGACGTGCGGATCGAGTCGATCACCCTCGGCAGCCCCGGGACGGGCGAGTGA
- a CDS encoding 2'-5' RNA ligase family protein, protein MQRSLSIWIVPPPDLRWRLESFVARRGEGPAFTPHVTLVGDLRSDPAETLAAVHGVASTVLPLSIRFEGIETGTSFFRSVFLRVQPTAELLRAHRASCEALGVTPNQDFDPHLSLAYGHVSTAELAVLQRQVHRREIPGSRFRADALTVAHAASTVPIAKWVEIETIAPGGSS, encoded by the coding sequence ATGCAACGTTCCCTGTCGATCTGGATCGTTCCTCCCCCCGATCTTCGCTGGCGTCTGGAGAGCTTCGTGGCTCGTCGGGGCGAAGGGCCCGCCTTCACACCTCACGTCACGCTGGTCGGTGATCTCCGCTCCGATCCGGCCGAGACCCTTGCCGCGGTGCATGGGGTCGCGAGCACCGTCCTGCCGCTGTCGATCCGCTTCGAGGGAATCGAGACGGGGACGTCGTTCTTCCGGTCGGTCTTCTTGCGGGTGCAACCCACCGCGGAACTCCTTCGGGCCCACCGCGCGTCGTGCGAAGCCCTGGGAGTCACGCCGAACCAGGACTTCGACCCCCACCTGAGTCTGGCGTACGGACACGTCTCGACTGCCGAGCTCGCCGTTCTGCAGAGACAGGTGCACCGACGAGAAATACCCGGATCGCGGTTCCGGGCCGATGCACTCACCGTAGCCCACGCCGCATCGACGGTACCGATCGCGAAATGGGTGGAGATCGAGACGATCGCTCCGGGGGGATCCTCGTGA
- a CDS encoding nucleoside deaminase, with the protein MEGNGHGLDPLVPDRQRDESFMRQALFEAQMALEAGETPVGAVAVHDGRIVARDHNRVERLTDATAHAEILVIGAAAGAIEDWRLNEVTLYVTMEPCPMCTGALLLARVKRVVYGVRDPRAGACGTNLDLVQANPFGHDLRVSDGCLEDEARVLLQEFYRLLRDRGDGAG; encoded by the coding sequence GTGGAGGGCAACGGCCACGGCCTCGACCCGCTCGTGCCCGATCGGCAGCGCGACGAGTCGTTCATGCGCCAGGCTCTGTTCGAGGCGCAGATGGCGCTCGAGGCGGGGGAGACCCCGGTCGGTGCGGTCGCCGTGCACGACGGGCGGATCGTCGCCCGCGACCACAATCGCGTGGAGCGTCTGACCGATGCCACCGCCCACGCCGAGATCCTCGTGATCGGGGCGGCGGCCGGCGCGATCGAGGATTGGCGCCTGAACGAGGTGACGCTCTACGTCACCATGGAACCCTGTCCCATGTGCACTGGTGCCCTGCTCCTGGCCCGCGTGAAGCGCGTGGTCTACGGCGTGCGCGATCCTCGCGCCGGAGCCTGCGGGACGAACCTCGACCTGGTCCAGGCCAATCCCTTCGGCCATGACCTGCGGGTGAGCGACGGTTGTCTCGAGGACGAGGCCCGCGTGCTGCTACAGGAGTTCTACCGTCTGCTCCGCGACCGAGGCGACGGCGCGGGTTGA